Part of the Clostridium sporogenes genome, GATGCATTAAGCTCAACCTTTATCCCTAAGTTATTATTTGTAAATTTAGCGATTTGCTCATTTGTAAATCCAAAATCTAGTCTTAATACATCTATACCCATCTCTCTAATTTTACTTAAATCCATATCTTTAATTCCTAGATATTCAAAGCCTTTAGGTGATATATCCGCAATTATTTTCATATTTATTTCTTTTGCTATATCTAAAACCTTTTTAAAACTCTCTACTATAGCCTCATAATTAGCTTCTGGAATATGAAGCGAGGTAAATATTCTATCATAACCATTATTTTTTGCTATTTTAATTAATTCCAATATCTCATCTATACTATTATCCATTCCTAAAAAAACTGATATTCCCTTACCCATAATCAATCTCCTTATTATAAGTTTTAAGACAACCCACTTAATTTATTAAAAAACATATTATTTATCTAAATATTTTGTCTATTGTTTTTATACCTCGCTAATTAATATATTTTTAAAACTAACTAGTTAATATTTTTTATAACTTATTTCACACATATTGAAAATTATTCTATTGGATCTTCAAATCCTAAAAGTAATGTTGTAAAAAATCCACCTATATATGCTGCTACCAAACCTATAATAAATAATAATGGTGTGCTAGTTATTGCGGCTAATGGCAATCCAGATAATCCCATTGATGTTGAAGAAACTTTAAATAAAGCTTGAACTGCACCGCCTACTGCTCCCCCTATACATGCTCCTATAAATGGCTTTCCTAATGGCAATGTTACACCATATATAAGAGGTTCTCCAACTCCCATAATCCCTACTGGTAATGCTGAAATTATTGTCTTTTTTAATCTTTTATTTTTAGTTCTTAATAATACCGCTATAGCCGCTCCTACTTGTCCTGCTCCTGCCATAGCTAGTATTGGAAGAAGGGGATTTAACCCTGTAGTTTTTAATAGATCCGCATGTATTGGTGTTAATCCTTGATGTAACCCTGTCATTACTAATGGTAAGAAAAATCCTCCTAATATAAATCCTGTTACGGCTCCACCACCTGAAATTGCTGCTTTAGTTCCATTACCTATAGCATCTGAAATAAATCCACCAGCTGGTTGCAATGCAAATATTGAAACAAAAGTTGATACTAATATTACTATTAATGGAGTCATAAATAAGTCTAATGCATCTGGCATTACTTTTCTTACTTTCTTTTCTAAGAAACTTGAAAATGCAACAACTAATAATACTGCAATAATGCCGCCTCTACCAGGTAAAAGCTTTTGCCCATTCAATGTTACTTTAGCTAATTCTGGATGAGATATTATAGCCGCCATAGTACCTCCAAGCATTGGAGAACCACCGAATTCTTTAGCTGCATTAACACCTACAAATAAATTCAACCCCCAAAACACTGCATTACCTGCTATTTTTAATAACCCTCCAACTGTTGTTTCTGCAAATGCTGGATCTAATTTAAGCACTATATTTAATATTGCAGTAACTAATCCACAAGCTATAAATGCTGGAATTAATGGTATGAATATATTAGATAATTTCTTTAAAAATAATTTAAATGGCGTTGCATTCTTTTCCTTTATTTCTTCTCTTAGCTTACTTCCATTTCCAAATTCAATTTCTTCTTTTACTTCTTCTATCTGAATTCCACAAAGCTTTTCAAATTCCTCTGTAACTTTATTTACCCTACCTGGTCCAAGAATTATTTGAAGTTGATTTTGTTGCTCTACTACGCCCATAACTCCATCAATTTTTTTTATAGCCTTCATATCTAGATTACCTTGATCCTTAAGCACAAGTCTTAATCTTGTCATACAATGTGTAAATGAAACTATATTGCTACTACCACCAATTATGTCATATATACTTTGGGCTATATCTTTTACATTTGACATAATAAAATCCCCCTTTATTTTATTATTTATTTTTAAATATAATTGAACATTTTAAATTTAAATAATAATCTTATTTCTAAATTACACCCTATAATTTATTCTATTTTTATCTACTTATTTTGTGTTTAACTTATTTCTTTTATTGCTTCTACTATATACCCTTTATTTTTGTCTAGTATTTTCTTAGCTTTTATTTTATCTAATGAACTCTCTATCATAAAAATGGACAACTTAACATCAAAATTTGTTTCTTCAAGAATCTTTTCTACCTGCTCTCTTTTAGCCCCTGTAGCCTGCATAACAATTCTTTTAGCTCTTTCTACCAATTTCTCATTAGTAGCTTTTAAGTCAACCATCAAGTTACCATAGACCTTACCAGTCTTAACCATAGCACCCGTTGATAACATATTTAGAACCATTTTTTGAGCTGTTCCTGCTTTCATTCTAGTAGATCCTGTTATAGCTTCTGGCCCTACTACTGGTGCTATTGAAATATTTGCAATCTTAGACATTTCTGATTCTGGATTGCATGTAATTGAAATTGTTGTAGCACCTATGCCATTTGCATATTCTAGTCCTCCTATAACATAGGGTGTTCTTCCACTAGCTGCAATTCCAACCAATATATCGTTTTTACCAAAATTAATATTCTTCAAATCTTTAATACAAAGTTTTTTAGAATCCTCTGCTCCTTCCCTAGCTTTAAACATAGCCGATTGTCCTCCTGCTATAATCCCTCTTACCAAATCATAACTCACCCCATATGTTGGTGGACACTCTGATGCATCTAATACTCCTAATCTTCCTGATGTACCTGCTCCTACATATATAAGTCTACCCCCATTAAAAAATGCTTCTCCTATTTTATCAACAGCCTTTGCTATATGAATAAGCTCTTTTTCTACGGCTTCTGCAACTTTTTTATCTTCATCGTTTATCATCTTTAACATATCCAAAGTTTTAACTCTATCTATATTTTTAGTGTTTTCATTTCTACTCTCAGTTACTAATTTATCTAAACTAATATTAGTCATACTTAAAACCTCCTCATAAGTTATATATCTAAAAATCTGAAAACCTTTTCTTTTATCTTTATTATACTCTTATGAAACTAAATTTCAAATATCTTATTTAATTTACGAAATATAATTTCATATTTTTTATAATATTGTTCCTAAGATTATTTTCATATGACCTAAAATAAATTTTAGTTTTCTTTCTTATGTTTAAATAAAATAAAAGCAATGAATTTTTATACTCATTGCTTCACCATCTAAATTAACTTTTCAGTTTTAAATAAAAAGTTTTATAATCTATTCTTTTTTTAAAATTTCTACTAAATTTCTTGTATTAATTAAATTCTTTTCTGTTTTATCTAAATTTTCCTTCGCAATTCCTAAAAACAAACTATCAGTTACAAATAATTGAGATGTTCTAGAAGAAATTGCCCCTATTCTCAAATCTTTTTCTATACTGGGTATATTTAGATTTATATCTGCAATATTGCTTAAAATGCTTTTTCCACATTTAGTTATAGCTATAGTAGTAGCACCATTTTTTTTCGCTTCCTCTACTGCTAAATTTACTTCCCTTGTATTTCCACTATATGAAATAGCTACAGCAACATCTCTATTTGTAATATGTACTGCTACTGCTAACTGTAGATGTGAATCCGGTTGGAACATTACTTTTTTATTTATCCTAAGCAATTTGTATTGAAAATCCATAGCCACCATAGCAGATGCTCCAACACCATATAGATAAATTGTTTCTGCATTTTTTATTGCTTCAACAGCCTCTAACAATTTTTCATCATCTACTAATTCCTTAGTATCATTTATGGTATCAATTACTTTATTTCCAAGCTTATTAATAATTAAATCTATACTATCATTAGAATTTATTATATAATCAAACTCTGTGTTTTCTTTAGTGTATTCTTCTGCAACAAGTGCAAATTTAAATTCATTAAGAGAATTATATCCTACTTTTTTAGTAAATCTAATAACGGATGCCGGAGAAGTACTTGTTTTAATTGCTATTTCTTGAGCAGAATCACTTATTATATCCTTTGAACTTTTAAAAATATATTCTGCTATTTTTTTTTCTGATTTAGTCATAGAATCAAAATTTTCTCTTATTCTTAAAAAAACTCCCATACTTCACCTCAGTTTTCTATTATTTCCTTCTAAATATTATACAAACTTCAATCTTTTAATTAATTTCATCAACCTAAATATAATTCAACATTCAGTTTATCTTCATATTTATATCTTCGTACTAATGATCATTCTATAATTATTCTACTCTGAAATTACTTATATATTATTATATACTAAAATATTTAAATACTAAACCTAATTGCTAACTTTTGTTCTCAACATATGATATATAGTCTGGTATATAAATAATCTTCTTCATTTATATTTTCCCCCTATAAAATACTAATACCATCATCTAAAATTATTATAGGAACATAATTATTCTTAATAATTATATTAAATTATTGCATTTATTACCAATCTATGTAATCATATAATTAACAATTAGATTGAGGTGAAAACATGTCACATATAGTCGGAAAAGATGCCTACAAAAGTTTAGAAGAAAGATTAAATAGGTTTCCACAAGGGGCTCCACCCTCTGAAACACTTTATAAAATCTTATCCATGATGTTTACTAAAGAAGAAGCAGCAATGGTTGCAAAACTCCCTATAAAGTCATTTAACATAAAAACTGCTAGTAAGCTTTGGGGAGTTAGTGAGGTCAAAGCTACTAATATCCTTCAAACCTTAGCTTCTAAAGCATTAATTTTAGATCTTGAATGTGAAAGTGATGGGGAGCAAAAATATATGATGGCTCCCCCAATGGCTGGTTTTTTTGAATTTGCTTTAATGAGAGTTGGTACACACCTTGACCAAAAGGTTCTTAGTGAGCTATTTCATCAATATCTTAATGTGGAAGATGATTTCTCTAAAGAGCTATTTTGGGGTACAGGAACAAAATTAGGTAGGGCCTTTGTTCAAGAGAGGGTTTTAAATGATGAAAATTCTATAAATATATTAGATTATGAAAAAGCAAGTTACATAATAAAAAATGCTAAGCATATAGGTGTTAGTTCATGTTATTGTCGACATAAAGCCCATCATTTAGGGGATGACTGTTACGCCCCTATGGAAACTTGCATGAGCTTTTCTACCACTGCTTACACTCTTATAAAGCATAATTATGCTAGAAAAATAGATGCTTCTGAGGCTCTAGATATTTTAAATATGTGCTATGATTATAATCTAGTACAATGTGGAGAAAATGTTCAAAAGCAACCAAACTTTATTTGCAATTGTTGTAAATGCCATTGTGAAGCATTTGTATCTGCAAAAAAATTTGGATTCTTAGTTCCAGTTAACACCACCAGTTATTTACCTAACATAAATAAAGATAGGTGTGTAGGCTGTGGAAAATGCACTAAAGTTTGTCCTATGGAAGCAATTAAATTAAAGGAAACTTCATTAGAAAATCATGATTCTAAAATAGCTGAACTCTCCGAAGATTTATGTCTTGGCTGTGGGGTTTGTGTGAAAAATTGCAAAACTAATGCTATTAAGTTAGTTCGTAGAAAAGAAAGTGTTATCACACCTGTAACCACTGTTCATAGAGCAGTATTATCTGCAATAGAAAAAGGCCAGCTGCAAAATTTAATTTTTGATAATAACGCTCATTTGAGCCATAAAGCCATGGCTGCTATATTAGGAAGCATCCTTAAGCTTCCTCCTTTAAAAAGAGCAATGGCAAGTAAACAAATGAAATCTGTTTATTTGGCTAAACTCCTCGAAAATACTTAATAATTTTAAAATCACTGCAAATACATATAATTAATATGCAATATATAAAACAGAAGCGAGGTTTTATCATTGATAAAAATAGAAGATATTTTATCTGGTAACTTTTCAGCATATCCAGAAGAAACACAAATTTATATGAAAAATTATGCTGAAAAACTTAGAGATCATATAAAAACAGAATTAATAAATGATAAGGCAGATAAAATTCTTAAAGACATAGATAAAAGTAAAGATTACTTTATAGATACACTAACTGAAATTTTAGAAAATGGCTGCAAAGGTTATAACACCATGTCCACTAAAGCTTTATTAAATATATATTTAAATGTTAAATCCGAAAAGGATTTTATAAATTTAATAGAAAAAGTTTCAAATGAAGTTCCATCTCTATAAATGTATCTTCAAAATGCATAGATAACATCTTCTATATCATATTAAGTTCTCTATGCATTTTTCATATTCATCTACAAATATTATCTTTTTAGTTATTAATACATCTACAAAGTAAAATATTCTTCTAAAAACTTGCATTCCTAATCACTATATATAAAGCCATAATCACTAATGTTATCGTAGCATTAATAAATTCTTAATCATATAATAACGTTAAGTACTAATATAAATTGAATTTTAGTAGACAAGTACTTCTTGTGTAAATCTTTTAGATTGAATATATTATTTGAAAGAAAATGATTTATTAATTAAAAATCAATTACAATTTATATATATTTGTAACAACAATATAAGATAACTAAAATATTATTTAGAAAAAATATTTTAATGGGAGATATGATAGAAATGGACTGCATAAATAATTGTGAACATTCAATTGTTTTACCTAATCCTATAACTCAGGTAGCTAGTATGCCCTATGACTTATATCTCAATAAATTATAAAAGATTTATTATTTCTCTTAATAATCTCACTTTCTACTCCATAAACTTCTTTTATAGTTTTAGGAGTTATTACATATTCTATTTTACCTTGAGAAAATACATTACCCTTACTAACTAAAATTCCATAATCTCCATAATTTAAAGCAAAATTCAAATCATGCACTACGATAATAATAGTTTTACCTTCTTCTCTTAATTTTTTTAAATGTTCCATAACTAATATTTGATGTTTTATATCTAAATTAGAAATAGGTTCATCTAATATAATAGAACTTGTTTCTTGAGCAATAGCTCTAGCTAATATAACTCTTTGCTTTTCTCCTCCACTTATTTCAGTGACAGTTTTATCTTTAAGATGTAACACTTCCATCTTTTTCATTGCATTTATAACTATGTCTTTATCTTCTTTGCCTTCTGATTGAAAAGTTTTAAGTTTATGATTTCTCCCCATCATAACTAAATCATAGCAAGTAAATTCAAGCTCTATATTTGTATTTTGTGGAACATAGCTAAGTCTACTGGCTAAATGCTTTGCCTTTATATTTTTTAAATTTTTCCCTTCTAATTCTATGCTTCCTTTTGAGGGTATTATATTCTTTATTATAGTTTTTAATAAGGTAGTTTTACCACTTCCATTAGGTCCTACTATTACATAAAAATGTCCTCTTTCAAAATCTATATTTAATCCTTTTAATATTTCATTATCTCTATTCTTATAGGAAATATTTTTTAAACTTAAAAAATTCATTTTTACCCTCTTTTCTTCTTCCAAAGCAAATACATAAAGTAAGGTGCTCCAAACAAACTGGTAACAGCACCTACAGGCAATTCTGTAGGTGGCATTATTCCTCTTGCTAAAGCATCACATATTATTAAAAATAAAGCTCCTAAAACCATTGAAAAAGGGATTACCTCTCTATTATTAGCTCCTGCTATAAGTCGTGCTATATGAGGAATAATTAAACCCACAAAACCTATTATTCCACTAACAGATACTATTACAGCTATCATTATTGAACTTAAAACTATCATTTTCTTTTTAAACTTTTCAATATCTACTCCTAGTATATAAGCACTTTCTTCCCCTGCAACCATTATATTTAATGCTCTATAATTATAATAAAAAATAAATGATATTATTATGATTATTGGTGCTAAAAAATAAATTTGTTTGTAAGAAGCATTTCCCAAGCTACCCATTGTCCAGTAAACAATTCTATCTATGGCTTCTCTATGTAATATCATAGACATTGAGATTAAAGAGGACATAAAGAAGTTTAAAACTATTCCTGATAATAATAATGTGGAGGTTGGAATTTTATTTCCTACTCTAGCTATATTATAAACTATAAAAATAGTTAAAATAGCTCCTAGAAATGCACACAAAGTTGTTACTAAAATTCCTTTTGTCTCTAATTTATAAACTATAGATATGGTTGCTCCCAGCGCTGCTCCTGAAGATATTCCAAGAACATAAGGATCTGCCATAGAATTTTTAAATATCCCTTGAAAGGAAGCTCCTACAGTTGA contains:
- a CDS encoding PTS transporter subunit EIIC; the protein is MSNVKDIAQSIYDIIGGSSNIVSFTHCMTRLRLVLKDQGNLDMKAIKKIDGVMGVVEQQNQLQIILGPGRVNKVTEEFEKLCGIQIEEVKEEIEFGNGSKLREEIKEKNATPFKLFLKKLSNIFIPLIPAFIACGLVTAILNIVLKLDPAFAETTVGGLLKIAGNAVFWGLNLFVGVNAAKEFGGSPMLGGTMAAIISHPELAKVTLNGQKLLPGRGGIIAVLLVVAFSSFLEKKVRKVMPDALDLFMTPLIVILVSTFVSIFALQPAGGFISDAIGNGTKAAISGGGAVTGFILGGFFLPLVMTGLHQGLTPIHADLLKTTGLNPLLPILAMAGAGQVGAAIAVLLRTKNKRLKKTIISALPVGIMGVGEPLIYGVTLPLGKPFIGACIGGAVGGAVQALFKVSSTSMGLSGLPLAAITSTPLLFIIGLVAAYIGGFFTTLLLGFEDPIE
- the murQ gene encoding N-acetylmuramic acid 6-phosphate etherase: MTNISLDKLVTESRNENTKNIDRVKTLDMLKMINDEDKKVAEAVEKELIHIAKAVDKIGEAFFNGGRLIYVGAGTSGRLGVLDASECPPTYGVSYDLVRGIIAGGQSAMFKAREGAEDSKKLCIKDLKNINFGKNDILVGIAASGRTPYVIGGLEYANGIGATTISITCNPESEMSKIANISIAPVVGPEAITGSTRMKAGTAQKMVLNMLSTGAMVKTGKVYGNLMVDLKATNEKLVERAKRIVMQATGAKREQVEKILEETNFDVKLSIFMIESSLDKIKAKKILDKNKGYIVEAIKEIS
- a CDS encoding MurR/RpiR family transcriptional regulator, which produces MGVFLRIRENFDSMTKSEKKIAEYIFKSSKDIISDSAQEIAIKTSTSPASVIRFTKKVGYNSLNEFKFALVAEEYTKENTEFDYIINSNDSIDLIINKLGNKVIDTINDTKELVDDEKLLEAVEAIKNAETIYLYGVGASAMVAMDFQYKLLRINKKVMFQPDSHLQLAVAVHITNRDVAVAISYSGNTREVNLAVEEAKKNGATTIAITKCGKSILSNIADINLNIPSIEKDLRIGAISSRTSQLFVTDSLFLGIAKENLDKTEKNLINTRNLVEILKKE
- a CDS encoding 4Fe-4S dicluster domain-containing protein; translated protein: MSHIVGKDAYKSLEERLNRFPQGAPPSETLYKILSMMFTKEEAAMVAKLPIKSFNIKTASKLWGVSEVKATNILQTLASKALILDLECESDGEQKYMMAPPMAGFFEFALMRVGTHLDQKVLSELFHQYLNVEDDFSKELFWGTGTKLGRAFVQERVLNDENSINILDYEKASYIIKNAKHIGVSSCYCRHKAHHLGDDCYAPMETCMSFSTTAYTLIKHNYARKIDASEALDILNMCYDYNLVQCGENVQKQPNFICNCCKCHCEAFVSAKKFGFLVPVNTTSYLPNINKDRCVGCGKCTKVCPMEAIKLKETSLENHDSKIAELSEDLCLGCGVCVKNCKTNAIKLVRRKESVITPVTTVHRAVLSAIEKGQLQNLIFDNNAHLSHKAMAAILGSILKLPPLKRAMASKQMKSVYLAKLLENT
- a CDS encoding ABC transporter ATP-binding protein, with amino-acid sequence MNFLSLKNISYKNRDNEILKGLNIDFERGHFYVIVGPNGSGKTTLLKTIIKNIIPSKGSIELEGKNLKNIKAKHLASRLSYVPQNTNIELEFTCYDLVMMGRNHKLKTFQSEGKEDKDIVINAMKKMEVLHLKDKTVTEISGGEKQRVILARAIAQETSSIILDEPISNLDIKHQILVMEHLKKLREEGKTIIIVVHDLNFALNYGDYGILVSKGNVFSQGKIEYVITPKTIKEVYGVESEIIKRNNKSFIIY
- a CDS encoding FecCD family ABC transporter permease; its protein translation is MKKKSLFIGLIILTIIVSLVSITIGAASITPFKVIEVILNKFMGNMNDYTLQKIIWDIRMPRIILAALVGMGLSTVGASFQGIFKNSMADPYVLGISSGAALGATISIVYKLETKGILVTTLCAFLGAILTIFIVYNIARVGNKIPTSTLLLSGIVLNFFMSSLISMSMILHREAIDRIVYWTMGSLGNASYKQIYFLAPIIIIISFIFYYNYRALNIMVAGEESAYILGVDIEKFKKKMIVLSSIMIAVIVSVSGIIGFVGLIIPHIARLIAGANNREVIPFSMVLGALFLIICDALARGIMPPTELPVGAVTSLFGAPYFMYLLWKKKRG